One Xenopus tropicalis strain Nigerian chromosome 8, UCB_Xtro_10.0, whole genome shotgun sequence genomic window carries:
- the c8h6orf47 gene encoding uncharacterized protein C6orf47 homolog has product MFLHRSLQWPSTPAFLSKLFHTSQSTPPNTYSPQEKSKHWQFPVIPLPTLSTLRSLLPSLKTEGDNGASCSTISAQHLQICINLVHHIFDICTLGCLWLFSPVFQVTLDIFGIRGAIKLWIHGLAIFLATTYGMYFLLWLAQEYIFQLASLYGILQTLVLTVSLRADRDEERAKEQMGAEQVEEFVEEREQGEDRWAGGSEEEGGDSEDGWESEGEEEEVGTD; this is encoded by the coding sequence ATGTTTCTCCATCGGTCTTTACAGTGGCCGTCTACGCCTGCCTTCCTATCAAAGCTTTTTCATACTTCTCAGAGTACTCCACCTAACACTTACAGCCCACAGGAGAAATCCAAGCATTGGCAGTTTCCAGTAATACCTCTGCCCACTTTGTCTACTTTACGATCTCTTCTTCCAAGCCTGAAGACAGAAGGTGATAATGGAGCTTCGTGTTCCACTATCAGTGCTCAACATTTACAGATCTGCATCAATCTAGTCCATCATATATTTGACATCTGCACTTTAGGATGCCTCTGGCTCTTTTCCCCAGTATTTCAAGTGACCCTGGATATTTTTGGTATACGCGGAGCCATAAAACTTTGGATCCATGGTCTTGCCATTTTCTTAGCCACAACATACGGCATGTATTTTCTACTGTGGCTGGCTCAAGAGTATATTTTCCAGCTTGCCTCTCTGTATGGCATTTTACAGACATTAGTCTTAACGGTTAGCCTAAGGGCTGACAGAGATGAGGAGAGAGCAAAAGAGCAAATGGGAGCAGAACAAGTAGAAGAATTTGTAGAAGAGAGGGAGCAAGGAGAAGACAGATGGGCTGGTGGGAGTGAGGAAGAAGGAGGAGATTCTGAGGATGGTTGGGAGAgtgaaggagaagaagaagaagtgggcACTGACTGA
- the apom gene encoding apolipoprotein M isoform X1: MIHRIWHYFLYLYGLFLDSLSVCDSNNRLSTSGINKTQYLGQWYFVAAAATPGTRALETFTAMDNAEFSVRQCREEQNLDFRAAIRVKDGSCVPRKWIYLLPEGSTELRTEGHPDRLTQLFPFRCPHCIILKETDNSYARLLLYSRLPQLEEEFMEEFKNKSNCEGYTDILKIPQQQDYCQIED, from the exons ATGATCCATAGGATATggcattattttctttatttgtatggACTCTTCTTGGACTCTCTCTCAGTCTGTGATAGTAACAACCGTCTCTCCACATCAGGCATCAATAAGACACAG TATTTGGGACAATGGTACTTCGTTGCTGCTGCTGCCACGCCAGGTACAAGGGCTCTAGAAACCTTCACTGCAATGGATAATGCAGAATTTAGTGTTCGGCAATGCAGAGAGGAACAGAATCTTGACTTcagagctgccatcagagt AAAGGACGGATCATGTGTTCCTAGAAAATGGATTTATCTGCTGCCTGAGGGAAGCACAGAACTAAGGACAGAAG GGCACCCAGACAGACTAACTCAGTTATTTCCTTTTCGCTGCCCACACTGTATTATTCTGAAGGAAACAGACAACAGCTACGCCAGACTTCTCCTCTACT CTCGGTTGCCTCAGTTAGAGGAAGAGTTTATGGAAGAGTTTAAGAATAAATCCAATTGTGAAGGCTATACAGATATTCTGAAGATTCCACAGCAGCAAG ATTACTGCCAAATTGAAGATTAA
- the apom gene encoding apolipoprotein M precursor, with amino-acid sequence MIHRIWHYFLYLYGLFLDSLSVCDSNNRLSTSGINKTQFPSQYLGQWYFVAAAATPGTRALETFTAMDNAEFSVRQCREEQNLDFRAAIRVKDGSCVPRKWIYLLPEGSTELRTEGHPDRLTQLFPFRCPHCIILKETDNSYARLLLYSRLPQLEEEFMEEFKNKSNCEGYTDILKIPQQQDYCQIED; translated from the exons ATGATCCATAGGATATggcattattttctttatttgtatggACTCTTCTTGGACTCTCTCTCAGTCTGTGATAGTAACAACCGTCTCTCCACATCAGGCATCAATAAGACACAG TTCCCCTCACAGTATTTGGGACAATGGTACTTCGTTGCTGCTGCTGCCACGCCAGGTACAAGGGCTCTAGAAACCTTCACTGCAATGGATAATGCAGAATTTAGTGTTCGGCAATGCAGAGAGGAACAGAATCTTGACTTcagagctgccatcagagt AAAGGACGGATCATGTGTTCCTAGAAAATGGATTTATCTGCTGCCTGAGGGAAGCACAGAACTAAGGACAGAAG GGCACCCAGACAGACTAACTCAGTTATTTCCTTTTCGCTGCCCACACTGTATTATTCTGAAGGAAACAGACAACAGCTACGCCAGACTTCTCCTCTACT CTCGGTTGCCTCAGTTAGAGGAAGAGTTTATGGAAGAGTTTAAGAATAAATCCAATTGTGAAGGCTATACAGATATTCTGAAGATTCCACAGCAGCAAG ATTACTGCCAAATTGAAGATTAA